In Pyrus communis chromosome 1, drPyrComm1.1, whole genome shotgun sequence, the following are encoded in one genomic region:
- the LOC137737140 gene encoding heparanase-like protein 3 — MGSDIWQMGFIFWVFFGFLVCSVNAKVGFGGGSVEGTVRINGRDAIGKIDDDFICATLDWWPPEKCDYGTCSWGRASLLNLDLKNTILLNAIKAFSPLKLRLGGTLQDKVIYATPDNKQSCNAFRNSTSEMFGFTQGCLPMRRWDELSSFFQKAGAKIIFGLNALTGRTINSNGTATGAWDYTNSESFIRYNVKNNYTVHGWELGNELCGHGIGTTISASQYVSDTTALQKIVQDIYKGVEPKPLILSPGGFFDAKWFKDYIDKTTTSLDVVTHHIYNLGPGVDKHLIEKILDPSVLDGISSTFRNLHGILRGSTTSAAAWVGEAGGAYNSGRHLVSNTFVYSFWYLDQLGMSATYDTKTYCRQTLIGGNYGLLNTTTFEPNPDYYSALLWHRLMGRNVLATSFSGPKKIRAYAHCAKQSKGITVLLINLHNTTAIEARVAFNTTWTLRHKHKSHKLHRSHVAKLHQGLRSSTEREEYHLTAKDGNIQSQTMLLNGNALRVDSSGTIPSLNPVYVNASEPILVGPSSIVFAHIPYVVPPACR, encoded by the exons ATGGGTTCTGATATCTGGCAAATGGGatttattttctgggttttttttggtttcttggtTTGTTCCGTAAATGCAAAGGTTGGTTTTGGAGGAGGAAGTGTGGAAGGCACAGTCCGCATCAATGGCAGAGATGCCATTGGGAAAATTGACGACGATTTTATTTGTGCAACTCTTGATTGGTGGCCTCCTGAGAAATGTGACTATGGCACATGCAGCTGGGGTCGTGCTTCTCTCCTCAATCtg GATCTGAAGAACACTATCTTGTTAAATGCTATAAAGG CTTTCTCACCGTTGAAACTTAGACTGGGCGGCACATTGCAAGATAAGGTGATATATGCTACACCAGACAACAAGCAAAGCTGTAATGCTTTTCGAAATAGCACTTCTGAGATGTTTGGTTTCACTCAGGGCTGCTTGCCCATGAGGAGATGGGATGAATTAAGCTCTTTTTTTCAGAAAGCCGG GGCTAAGATTATCTTCGGGTTAAATGCTCTCACCGGAAGAACAATTAATTCGAACGGTACTGCAACTGGAGCTTGGGACTACACCAATTCGGAGTCTTTCATCCGTTACAACGTCAAAAACAACTACACAGTTCATGGTTGGGAGCTCG GGAATGAATTGTGTGGACATGGAATCGGAACAACAATCTCGGCAAGTCAGTATGTATCCGATACAACTGCTCTGCAAAAGATAGTACAAGACATCTACAAGGGCGTCGAACCAAAGCCACTAATCCTATCTCCGGGAGGATTTTTCGATGCCAAGTGGTTCAAAGACTACATAGATAAAACCACCACATCCCTAGACGTTGTCACTCATCATATATATAATCTAGGGCCAG GGGTTGATAAACACCTTATTGAAAAGATTCTCGATCCATCTGTTCTTGACGGTATTTCTAGCACATTCAGAAACCTCCACGGCATCCTAAGGGGTTCTACAACTTCGGCAGCTGCATGGGTTGGGGAAGCAGGAGGCGCTTACAACAGCGGCCGCCATCTTGTCTCCAATACATTTGTATATAGTTTCTG GTATTTGGATCAGCTCGGAATGTCAGCAACATACGACACAAAAACCTACTGCAGACAGACATTGATCGGTGGAAACTATGGTTTACTGAATACTACCACCTTCGAACCTAATCCCGACTATTACAG CGCTCTTCTTTGGCATCGGTTGATGGGAAGAAACGTACTAGCAACGAGCTTCTCTGGACCGAAAAAGATACGCGCTTACGCACACTGCGCAAAACAATCT AAAGGGATTACGGTACTACTGATCAACCTTCACAATACCACCGCCATCGAGGCCAGAGTTGCCTTCAACACTACCTGGACGCTGCGACATAAACACAAATCACACAAGCTTCATAGATCACATGTGGCCAAGCTCCATCAGGGTCTCAGAAGTTCAACAGAAAGAGAAGAATACCATCTAACAGCGAAGGACGGAAATATACAAAGCCAAACCATGCTGCTCAATGGAAACGCTTTGCGCGTAGATTCATCCGGGACCATACCTAGCTTAAACCCTGTATATGTAAATGCATCAGAACCAATTTTGGTCGGTCCGTCCTCGATTGTATTTGCTCACATACCATACGTAGTCCCCCCTGCTTGCAGGTAG
- the LOC137713816 gene encoding monogalactosyldiacylglycerol synthase 2, chloroplastic-like, with product MMSVESPRKSITEKVFERVGGYSYLSSYLKNNGGSHSSQRHHRHNHHKACENDESDDDYYEDEGTMELVQIGAERTKNVLILMSDTGGGHRASSEAIRDAFRMEFGDEYRIFVKDVWKEYTGWPLNDMERSYKFMVKHVQLWKVAFHGTSPRWIHSAYLAAIAAYYAKEVEAGLMEYKPDIIISVHPLMQHIPLWVLKWQGLQKKVIFVTVITDLNTCHPTWFHPGVNRCYCPSQEVAKRALVDGLDESQIQVFGLPIRPSFARAVLSKDQLREELEMDPDLPAVLLMGGGEGMGPVKETARALGETLFDKEAGKPIGQLIIICGRNKTLASTLESDEWNIPVKVRGFETQMEKWMGACDCIITKAGPGTIAEALIRGLPIILNDYIPGQEKGNVPYVVDNGAGVFTRSPKETARIVAEWFSTKTDELKMMSENALKLAQPEAVFDIVKDIHELALQRGPMANIPYMLTSSFTSLI from the exons ATGATGTCGGTGGAGTCGCCGAGAAAATCAATAACAGAGAAGGTGTTTGAGAGGGTTGGCGGGTATTCTTACCTGAGCAGCTACCTCAAGAACAACGGCGGCAGCCACAGCAGCCAGAGACACCACCGCCACAACCACCACAAGGCGTGCGAGAACGACGAGAGTGATGACGATTACTACGAGGACGAGGGGACGATGGAGCTCGTGCAGATTGGAGCTGAGAGGACCAAGAACGTCTTGATTCTCATGAGCGACACCGGCGGCGGCCACCGCGCTTCCTCCGAGGCCATTCGTGATGCCTTCCGCATGGAGTTTGGCGATGAATACAGG ATATTTGTGAAGGATGTGTGGAAAGAGTACACAGGTTGGCCGTTAAACGACATGGAGAGATCGTACAAATTCATGGTGAAGCATGTGCAGCTGTGGAAGGTCGCATTTCACGGCACCTCTCCCCGATGGATCCACAGCGCCTATCTCGCCGCCATTGCAGCCTACTATGCCAA GGAGGTGGAGGCTGGTCTAATGGAGTACAAGCCGGACATCATAATCAGTGTGCATCCTTTGATGCAACATATTCCTCTGTGGGTGCTCAAATGGCAAGGCCTGCAGAAGAAGGTGATTTTCGTGACAGTTATCACAGACCTCAACACCTGCCATCCTACGTGGTTTCATCCTGGTGTCAATAGGTGCTACTGCCCCTCACAGGAGGTAGCGAAAAGGGCGCTAGTAGATGGCCTTGACGAGTCTCAGATACAGGTCTTTGGCCTGCCCATCCGGCCCTCTTTTGCTCGAGCGGTTCTCTCCAAG GATCAACTCAGAGAAGAACTCGAAATGGACCCTGACTTGCCGGCAGTTCTGCTCATGGGAGGTGGCGAAGGAATGGGGCCTGTAAAAGAAACTGCAAGGGCTCTCGGAGAGACACTCTTTGATAAAGAAGCTGGAAAACCAATTGGTCAGCTGATCATCATATGCGGGCGGAATAAAACCCTCGCTTCCACTCTTGAATCTGATGAATGGAACATTCCAGTGAAG GTTAGAGGTTTTGAGACACAAATGGAAAAATGGATGGGAGCTTGTGACTGCATCATAACAAAGGCAGGACCTGGCACAATCGCAGAGGCATTAATCAGAGGGCTTCCAATTATCCTCAACGACTACATTCCCGGACAA GAAAAGGGCAATGTGCCTTATGTGGTGGACAATGGGGCCGGCGTCTTCACCAGAAGTCCCAAGGAAACAGCGAGGATTGTCGCGGAATGGTTCAGCACGAAAACAGACGAACTGAAAATGATGTCGGAGAATGCACTAAAACTAGCTCAACCTGAGGCTGTGTTCGACATTGTGAAGGACATCCACGAGCTTGCCCTCCAACGCGGTCCTATGGCGAACATCCCGTACATGCTGACATCTTCGTTTACGAGTTTAATCTGA
- the LOC137740749 gene encoding uncharacterized protein, which yields MARTKLILICQSGGEFVVKDDGSMSYTGGDAQAIDINHETQFDDLKLKLAEMLNLEYKSVIMKYFLPGNTRTLITLSNDKSLKRMYEFHGNLVTADVFVQGKEGFGAEALNTPKRACGMKVAESVNPVATFTTSAATLHASPLSKQPASNMSVEDSIPTGSMSATADASPHSLDIFDMNCTPADTVKKRRCTAAWKIGANGPTIGSVTDHIWEKRKRMSRKKNIPSCNIATEIDDVDQRQDILHGKDSSTSNDPIQATLVESNDAPPELLLKLWKDAITGIGQEFNSAKEFRDALQKYAIAHRFMYKLKKNDTSRASGRCIAEDCSWKFFASWDISVKKFRIKSMTETHTCESELSTYYHPKEVGWLAL from the exons ATGGCGAGGACAAAGCTTATCCTCATCTGCCAGTCTGGTGGGGAATTCGTTGTAAAGGATGATGGATCCATGTCATATACGGGAGGAGATGCACAGGCAATAGATATCAATCATGAAACCCAATTTGATGATCTCAAGTTAAAATTGGCTGAGATGTTGAATTTGGAATATAAATCAGTGATCATGAAGTATTTTCTCCCTGGAAATACACGAACTCTCATCACTTTATCCAATGACAAGTCCCTGAAAAGGATGTATGAATTCCATGGGAATTTGGTAACTGCTGACGTTTTTGTCCAGGGAAAAGAAGGTTTTGGGGCTGAAGCCTTAAACACACCAAAAAG GGCATGTGGGATGAAAGTGGCTGAATCTGTGAACCCCGTTGCAACCTTCACCACTTCAGCTGCCACTTTACACGCTAGTCCTCTATCAAAACAACCTGCCTCTAACATGTCTGTCGAAGATTCCATTCCAACTGGTTCCATGTCTGCTACTGCTGATGCAAGTCCGCACAGCTTGGACATTTTTGATATGAACTGtacccctgctgatactgttaAGAAGCGAAGATGCACTGCTGCCTGGAAAATTGGTGCCAATGGTCCTACCATTGGTTCTGTCACTGACCATATTTGGGAGAAAAGAAAACGTATGTCCAGGAAGAAGAATATTCCTAGCTGCAACATTGCTACAGAAATTGATGATGTGGATCAGAGGCAAGATATCCTTCACGGTAAAGATAGTAGTACTAGCAATGACCCTATCCAGGCTACTCTAGTGGAATCAAATGATGCTCCACCTGAACTTTTACTCAAATTATGGAAAGATGCTATCACTGGGATTGGGCAGGAATTCAACAGTGCTAAAGAATTTCGTGATGCGCTGCAAAAATATGCCATTGCCCATCGTTTCATGTATAAGTTAAAAAAGAACGATACTAGCCGTGCAAGTGGCAGATGTATAGCCGAAGACTGTTCTTGGAAATTTTTTGCATCTTGGGACATATCTGTGAAAAAGTTTAGGATAAAGAGTATGACTGAAACACATACATGTGAATCAGAGCTCTCAACATATTATCATCCAAAAGAAGTTGGTTGGTTAGCATTGTAA
- the LOC137737148 gene encoding probable anion transporter 6, chloroplastic yields MAKLTLRAESSSCLFSHSTGSQPSSFTSTLGRRSLLRFPPKHNLEFRVFCSIKEKENVTETKRVNGLPVDKLQRAGSGSGSDSEGESGQESGSGEVGFDWGWPPWKNVPQRYKLIGTTSLAFVICNMDKVNLSIAIIPMSHQFGWSSSEAGLVQSSFFWGYALSQLPGGWLAKIFGGRKVLEFGVLTWSLATALVPLVAGFTPGLVLSRILVGIGEGVSPSAATDLIARTIPLEERSRAVAFVFGGLSVGSVAGFLLAPPLIQNLGWESVFYIFSFLGIAWYLGFQFLEGQASWVGESIPRSQSTDVKKTWSTEELGDSLKGVPWKAFFQSQAVWAMIYAHFCGSWGHYTCLAWLPTYFSEELNLNLTEAAWVSILPPLASIFVTSIASQFADSLISSGVQTTTVRKICQTIAFLSPAACMTLSSVDLGLPHWEVVGILTGGLALSSFALSGLYCTHQDMSPEYASILLGITNTVGAVPGIIGVALTGFLLDSTHSWSISLFIPSIFFYLTGTVVWLAFASSKPQTFSKRD; encoded by the exons ATGGCGAAGCTCACGCTCAGAGCCGAGAGCTCCTCTTGCCTATTTTCACACAGCACGGGCTCGCAGCCGTCGTCGTTCACGTCCACGCTCGGACGGCGTAGTTTGCTTCGGTTCCCTCCGAAGCATAATTTGGAGTTCAGAGTGTTTTGCAGCATTAAGGAGAAGGAAAACGTCACTGAAACTAAGAGGGTCAATGGGTTGCCGGTGGATAAGCTCCAACGGGCGGGTTCGGGGTCTGGGTCGGATTCTGAGGGTGAATCGGGTCAGGAGAGCGGCTCTGGGGAAGTGGGTTTTGATTGGGGTTGGCCGCCATGGAAGAACGTGCCTCAGAGGTACAAACTCATTGGGACTACCTCGCTTGCGTTTGTTATCTGCAATATGGATAAG GTGAACTTGAGTATTGCTATAATTCCGATGTCCCACCAGTTTGGATGGAGTTCATCCGAGGCGGGATTGGTTCAATCCTCGTTCTTTTGGGGGTATGCATTGAGTCAGTTGCCTGGGGGCTGGCTTGCCAAGATATTTGGTGGGAG AAAAGTTCTTGAGTTTGGAGTATTAACTTGGTCTTTGGCTACGGCACTTGTACCTCTTGTTGCTGGATTTACACCTGGTTTAGTTTTGTCAAGAATTTTG GTAGGTATTGGAGAAGGCGTTTCCCCGTCCGCTGCAACGGACCTTATTGCCAG GACAATACCTTTGGAAGAGCGGTCACGGGCTGTAGCATTTGTCTTCGGTGGTCTGAGTGTAGGAAGTGTTGCAGG GTTTCTTCTGGCTCCTCCCCTTATCCAAAATCTTGGCTGGGAATCtgttttttacatattttcctttttgggGATTGCTTG GTATCTGGGATTTCAGTTTCTTGAAGGACAAGCCTCATGGGTTGGTGAATCAATTCCAC GGTCCCAATCAACGGATGTGAAGAAAACATGGAGTACCGAAGAATTAGGTGACTCTTTGAAG GGTGTACCATGGAAAGCATTTTTCCAAAGCCAAGCTGTATGGGCAATGATATATGCTCATTTTTGTGGAAGCTGGGGTCATTATACTTGCCTAGCATGGCTTCCCACCTATTTTAG TGAGGAGCTGAACCTGAATTTGACAGAAGCTGCATGG GTCTCTATCCTTCCTCCATTGGCTTCAATCTTTGTGACTAGCATTGCATCACAATTTGCTGATAGCTTGATTTCTAGTGGAGTTCAAACCACTACA GTCCGAAAAATTTGCCAAACAATTGCCTTTTTATCTCCTGCAGCTTGCATGACTCTTTCCTCTGTTGATCTAGGATTGCCCCATTGGGAAGTTGTCGGAATTCTCACTGGTGGTTTAGCCCTCTCAAGCTTTGCGTTGTCAG GATTGTATTGTACCCATCAAGACATGTCACCCGAATACGCAAGCATACTCTTG GGTATTACCAACACTGTTGGGGCGGTACCTGGAATAATAGGTGTTGCCCTCACTGGTTTTCTTCTTGATTCAACTCATTCATGGAGT ATATCATTGTTCATTCCATCAATATTTTTCTACCTGACTGGTACAGTCGTTTGGTTGGCGTTTGCCAGCAGTAAGCCTCAAACCTTTTCGAAGAGAGACTGA
- the LOC137743517 gene encoding ubiquitin C-terminal hydrolase 22-like, with product MSSMAKITHPRQQINGEILPQPCPHLAEFLSNNGSKPFRALQDCLRVKPPGGRASIRRDPKEVPRCGACGESARPRLYACITCAAVHCHVPSGPSHAAAHAFSMPPGHEIAVDVDRAELFCCACRDQVYDRDFDAAVVLAQTAASTLASSATSAVQQYAPENLRKRRRIDYKPWIPNPREQYLVGKNSSPLNGDVSDLPWGLRGLNNLGNTCFMNSVLQALLHTPPLRNYFLSDRHNRYFCQKKSNADNAAKKTAANTIDGGGNKSAARVCLACDMDATFSAVFSGERTPYSPAKFLYSWWQYAANLASYEQQDAHEFFISMLDGIHEKVDKDRRKPESQGNGDCCVAHRVFSGILRSDVMCMACGFTSTTYDPCVDISLDLEPNQGGSAKTGSTKSSYSCYGEADCMNSSQNCGVSTLMGCLDRFTRPERLGSDQKFFCQQCQVRQESLKQMSIRKLPLVSCFHIKRFEHSSVRKMSRKVDRYLQFPFSLDMAPYLSSSILRSRFGNRILPFDGDKPDASNDLCSEFELFAVVTHTGKLDAGHYVTYLRLSNQWYKCDDAWITQVNENIVRAAQGYMMFYVQKMLFYKASEKPSPT from the exons ATGTCGTCGATGGCCAAGATCACTCACCCCCGCCAACAGATCAACGGCGAGATTCTGCCTCAGCCCTGTCCTCACCTTGCCGAGTTCCTCTCCAACAATGGCTCCAAGCCCTTCCGGGCCTTGCAGGACTGTCTACGGGTCAAGCCGCCGGGTGGCCGCGCATCTATCCGCCGCGATCCCAAGGAGGTCCCGCGCTGTGGCGCGTGCGGGGAGTCCGCGCGTCCCAGACTCTATGCGTGCATCACGTGCGCTGCCGTCCACTGTCATGTGCCATCCGGACCATCCCACGCTGCGGCTCACGCCTTCTCGATGCCTCCCGGTCACGAGATCGCCGTGGACGTTGACCGAGCGGAGCTCTTCTGCTGCGCGTGTAGAGACCAAGTCTACGATCGCGACTTCGACGCCGCAGTCGTCCTTGCTCAGACCGCCGCTTCGACGCTGGCCTCCTCAGCCACGTCAGCAGTCCAGCAGTACGCGCCGGAGAATCTCCGGAAGCGACGCCGTATCGACTACAAGCCGTGGATACCGAATCCGAGAGAGCAATACTTGGTGGGGAAGAATTCCAGTCCCCTAAACGGCGACGTCTCCGATTTGCCTTGGGGATTGCGCGGGCTCAACAATTTGGGGAACACGTGCTTTATGAACTCGGTTCTGCAGGCATTGCTCCATACGCCGCCGTTGCGGAACTACTTCCTCAGCGACCGGCATAACCGCTACTTCTGCCAGAAGAAGAGCAATGCCGATAACGCCGCCAAGAAAACTGCCGCCAATACTATTGATGGTGGCGGGAACAAGAGCGCTGCGCGCGTGTGCTTGGCCTGCGACATGGACGCCACGTTTTCTGCGGTTTTTTCGGGGGAGCGGACGCCTTATAGCCCCGCAAAGTTCTTGTACAG TTGGTGGCAGTACGCCGCGAATTTGGCGAGTTATGAGCAGCAGGACGCGCATGAGTTCTTCATTTCTATGCTTGATGGGATTCATGAGAAGGTGGATAAGGATCGGCGGAAACCCGAGAGCCAAG GCAATGGAGACTGTTGTGTTGCTCATAGAGTTTTTTCTGGTATCTTGCGATCTGATGTCATGTGTATGGCCTGTGGTTTTACGTCTACAACATATGACCCATGTGTGGACATCTCATTAGATTTGGAACCTAACCAAGGAGGTTCTGCAAAGACTGGGTCCACAAAGTCAAGTTATTCTTGCTATGGCGAGGCAGATTGCATGAATTCCAGCCAAAACTGTGGGGTTTCTACCCTTATGGGATGCTTGGACCGCTTTACAAGACCTGAGAGATTGGGCTCTGACCAGAAATTTTTTTGCCAGCAGTGTCAGGTGAGGCAGGAGTCTCTCAAGCAAATGTCCATAAGAAAGCTTCCTTTGGTTTCATGCTTCCACATCAAGCGATTTGAACATTCTTCGGTGAGGAAAATGTCAAGGAAGGTTGACCGTTATTTGCAGTTCCCATTTTCGCTTGACATGGCTCCTTATCTCTCTTCTTCCATCTTGAGGAGCCGATTTGGAAATAGGATTTTGCCTTTTGATGGGGACAAGCCAGATGCATCAAATGACTTATGTTCAGAGTTTGAGTTGTTTGCTGTCGTCACTCACACAGGCAAGCTAGATGCAGGCCATTATGTGACTTACTTGCGATTGAGTAATCAGTGGTACAAGTGCGATGATGCTTGGATCACCCAAGTTAATGAGAACATTGTGAGGGCGGCACAGGGCTACATGATGTTCTATGTACAGAAAATGCTTTTTTACAAGGCAAGTGAGAAACCGAGTCCTACATGA